In Deferribacteraceae bacterium V6Fe1, one genomic interval encodes:
- a CDS encoding phosphatidate cytidylyltransferase: MTNQSQRIITAIVLIPSLIFFIIYSTDLVFFIGLLALILVAAYEFSKLIDKAGYKNLKLPTILGSILIPFSFYIERVDVFLFSVFVISFLSLVIKLFGSKPLDDTYRTVGFTFLNVFYVPFYFSFVQLLKNINYHYIFYLLVIIWASDTFAYFFGIKFGKHRLYEIISPKKSIEGLIAGLVGAVLVGLIYSLVFLKLSIVHTLISSFLVAAAGVVGDLVESMFKRKASVKDSGNLFPGHGGMLDRIDSLLFGAPVLYFYVEMFIL; this comes from the coding sequence ATGACAAATCAATCGCAGCGAATTATTACGGCAATAGTATTAATACCATCACTTATATTTTTTATTATATATTCTACAGATTTGGTATTTTTTATCGGATTACTTGCTTTGATACTAGTTGCTGCATATGAGTTTTCAAAGCTTATTGACAAAGCTGGTTACAAAAATCTCAAACTTCCTACAATTTTAGGGTCGATTTTAATCCCTTTCAGCTTTTATATAGAGAGGGTGGACGTTTTTTTGTTTTCTGTTTTTGTAATTTCCTTTTTATCCCTTGTTATAAAACTTTTCGGGAGCAAGCCGCTTGATGATACTTACCGGACGGTTGGGTTTACATTTTTAAATGTTTTTTACGTCCCTTTCTATTTTTCTTTTGTTCAATTACTAAAAAATATAAACTACCACTATATCTTTTACCTGCTTGTAATTATTTGGGCAAGCGACACGTTTGCATATTTTTTTGGGATAAAGTTTGGTAAGCATAGGCTTTATGAGATTATAAGCCCAAAGAAAAGTATAGAAGGGCTTATCGCAGGCCTTGTGGGGGCAGTGCTGGTAGGTCTTATCTATTCGCTTGTATTTCTGAAATTAAGTATTGTGCACACATTGATATCGTCATTTTTGGTGGCGGCTGCAGGTGTAGTGGGTGATCTTGTTGAGTCAATGTTTAAGAGGAAGGCAAGTGTAAAGGATAGCGGCAATTTATTCCCTGGACACGGAGGGATGCTTGACAGGATAGATTCACTTCTGTTTGGTGCCCCGGTTTTGTATTTTTATGTTGAGATGTTCATATTATGA
- a CDS encoding UDP-glucose/GDP-mannose dehydrogenase family protein: MRIAVVGTGYVGLVTGACLAEFGMFVTCVDVDSAKIENLKKGVIPIYEPGLDEIVEKNYKAGRLNFTTDIAEAVKNNLVIFIAVGTPPKEDGSADLKYVEQVAKDIAKNMNGYKVVVNKSTVPVGTGQRVKNIIKSVVGENSRFDVVSNPEFLREGAAVNDFMRPDRIVIGVESDEAAAIMKDIYSAHYLNEAPFVVTNIETAEMIKYASNAFLALKITYINEIANLCDLVGADVHKVAKAMGMDGRISPKFLHPGPGYGGSCFPKDTSALAYIAKEKGYEFKTIDTVIKVNEEQKLRMVNKIANLLGIDLNKAKPFEGKKVAILGLSFKPNTDDMRDSPSIVIVNKLVEFGAQVNAFDPIAMENAKNIFGDSISYCQDEYEACKDADCLVIVTEWNQFRKLDMERIKTLLRDHNLADLRNIYEPTKMKNLGFNYTCVGRPL; the protein is encoded by the coding sequence ATGAGAATAGCTGTAGTTGGAACAGGATATGTTGGTCTTGTGACAGGTGCGTGTTTGGCCGAATTTGGCATGTTTGTTACCTGTGTTGATGTTGATTCCGCAAAGATAGAAAATCTTAAAAAGGGTGTTATCCCTATTTATGAGCCTGGTCTTGATGAGATTGTTGAGAAGAATTATAAGGCAGGAAGATTAAATTTTACTACCGATATAGCTGAAGCAGTAAAAAATAATTTGGTAATTTTTATTGCAGTGGGCACTCCGCCGAAAGAGGACGGTAGTGCAGACCTTAAGTATGTAGAGCAGGTGGCAAAAGATATTGCCAAAAATATGAACGGTTATAAGGTGGTTGTCAACAAAAGTACCGTCCCTGTGGGCACGGGTCAAAGAGTTAAAAATATCATAAAGTCAGTGGTTGGGGAAAATTCACGTTTTGATGTTGTCAGTAACCCTGAGTTTTTGAGGGAAGGGGCAGCGGTAAATGATTTTATGAGACCTGACAGGATAGTTATCGGTGTGGAGAGTGATGAAGCTGCCGCTATTATGAAAGATATCTACAGTGCCCATTACTTAAATGAAGCACCTTTTGTGGTGACCAATATTGAAACTGCAGAAATGATTAAATATGCTTCAAATGCTTTTCTTGCCTTGAAGATTACGTATATTAATGAAATTGCAAACCTTTGTGATTTAGTCGGAGCTGATGTTCATAAGGTTGCCAAAGCTATGGGGATGGATGGCAGGATAAGCCCTAAATTTTTGCATCCGGGGCCCGGTTACGGCGGCTCATGTTTTCCTAAAGATACAAGTGCATTAGCCTATATAGCCAAAGAAAAAGGGTATGAGTTTAAGACAATTGATACTGTTATAAAGGTAAATGAAGAACAAAAGCTAAGGATGGTCAATAAAATTGCCAATCTTCTTGGTATAGATTTGAATAAGGCAAAACCGTTTGAAGGCAAAAAGGTAGCTATTTTGGGATTATCTTTTAAACCAAATACGGATGATATGAGAGATTCTCCTTCCATTGTAATCGTGAATAAGCTTGTAGAGTTTGGAGCTCAGGTAAATGCATTTGACCCGATTGCTATGGAAAACGCCAAAAATATTTTTGGCGATAGTATTAGCTATTGTCAGGATGAGTATGAGGCTTGCAAAGATGCTGATTGTCTTGTGATAGTTACCGAATGGAACCAATTTAGAAAGCTTGATATGGAAAGGATTAAGACTTTGCTGAGGGACCATAACCTGGCTGATTTAAGAAATATATATGAGCCAACAAAGATGAAAAATCTCGGTTTCAACTATACTTGCGTGGGAAGGCCTTTATAA
- the frr gene encoding ribosome recycling factor, giving the protein MLNTVIEETKEKMSKSLEHYKSELKGIRTGRASVAMFEGIKVDYYGTPTPINQVGTLSAPEPRLITIQPWEPSLIPAIEKAIMSSNLGFNPSNDGVMIRVPIPQLTEERRKEIVKLIKKMAEDAKVVIRNIRRDANETIKQLEKDKEISEDDAKKGTVKVQELTDEFIKKVDEVTALKEKDVMEI; this is encoded by the coding sequence ATGCTTAATACTGTTATTGAAGAAACAAAAGAAAAAATGTCAAAATCTTTGGAACATTACAAAAGCGAACTGAAAGGGATTAGGACCGGCAGGGCATCTGTTGCAATGTTTGAAGGTATAAAAGTAGACTATTATGGTACGCCTACCCCAATAAATCAGGTGGGGACACTTAGCGCTCCTGAGCCAAGACTTATAACCATTCAACCATGGGAGCCATCCCTTATCCCTGCGATTGAAAAGGCTATTATGTCCAGTAATCTTGGATTTAACCCTTCAAATGACGGGGTAATGATTAGAGTGCCCATCCCTCAACTGACAGAAGAAAGAAGAAAAGAGATTGTAAAGCTGATTAAAAAGATGGCAGAAGATGCAAAAGTCGTCATAAGAAATATCAGAAGGGATGCAAACGAAACTATAAAGCAGTTGGAAAAAGATAAAGAGATTTCGGAAGATGATGCCAAAAAAGGGACAGTAAAAGTTCAAGAGCTTACCGATGAGTTTATAAAAAAGGTAGATGAAGTAACCGCATTGAAAGAAAAGGATGTAATGGAAATATAA
- the thiD gene encoding bifunctional hydroxymethylpyrimidine kinase/phosphomethylpyrimidine kinase has protein sequence MKIVMTIGGSDPIAGAGIQADIKTISAVGCYGCSVITAVTAQNTGKVLDVYNLPVEIVKAQFRAIVDDLEVDAVKIGMLSSAEIIYTVIDLLKTYKLTNIVVDPVMVSSSGKKLLEDNAISALNELIKLADLVTPNKNEAEVIFGINLEKSDISDENKERIINFGVPNVLIKGGHFDGKHSNDILLTNGVAVDFSSERLDKKDVHGTGCTLSSAIASFLAQENDIVTSVRYAKEYITGAIRNSIKFSENHKQRLINHFYKKDF, from the coding sequence ATGAAAATTGTAATGACAATAGGCGGCTCAGACCCAATTGCAGGAGCTGGAATACAGGCTGATATTAAGACAATTTCCGCAGTTGGGTGTTATGGTTGTAGCGTGATTACTGCAGTAACGGCTCAAAATACTGGAAAAGTGTTGGATGTGTATAATTTGCCTGTTGAGATAGTTAAAGCTCAGTTTAGAGCTATTGTAGATGACTTGGAAGTCGATGCGGTGAAGATAGGGATGCTTTCAAGTGCTGAAATCATTTATACCGTAATAGATTTATTGAAGACGTATAAGTTGACAAACATTGTGGTTGATCCTGTCATGGTGTCAAGCAGTGGCAAAAAGCTTTTGGAAGATAACGCAATAAGTGCTTTGAACGAGCTGATAAAACTTGCGGATTTGGTTACTCCCAACAAAAATGAGGCTGAAGTTATTTTTGGTATTAATCTCGAAAAATCTGATATTTCTGATGAAAATAAAGAGCGTATAATCAATTTCGGAGTACCTAATGTTCTGATCAAGGGGGGACATTTTGACGGTAAGCATTCAAATGACATACTCTTGACAAATGGAGTTGCAGTAGATTTTTCCTCGGAAAGATTAGATAAGAAAGATGTCCATGGCACCGGTTGTACATTGTCTTCGGCTATTGCTTCATTTTTGGCGCAAGAAAATGACATAGTGACTTCCGTAAGATACGCAAAGGAATATATTACGGGAGCCATACGAAATTCAATAAAATTTAGCGAAAATCACAAACAAAGACTGATTAATCATTTTTATAAAAAAGATTTTTAA
- a CDS encoding isoprenyl transferase codes for MRKKLPKHIGIIMDGNGRWAKRRGLPRVFGHKEGVKAVKRIVSYAAERGIKYLSLFAFSTENWNRPKDEVSALMKLLNEYLQKEINELIEKGVSLRVSGRIDMLPGETKQKLLDAIESSKNNNKLILNLCLSYGGRTEIIDAAKNAAMDVASGKLTLEEFEEKFDKYLYNPDIPDIDLLIRTSGEQRISNFMLYRIAYSELYFTQTLWPGFYEDELDLAIDEYQTRQRRFGKTDEQVKGS; via the coding sequence ATGAGGAAAAAGTTGCCGAAGCATATCGGCATCATTATGGATGGAAATGGCAGGTGGGCCAAAAGGCGCGGCCTGCCTAGAGTTTTTGGACACAAGGAAGGTGTAAAAGCGGTAAAAAGAATAGTTTCTTATGCAGCCGAAAGGGGTATAAAATATTTAAGCCTTTTTGCATTTTCCACTGAAAATTGGAATAGACCAAAAGATGAAGTGTCCGCATTGATGAAATTATTGAACGAATATCTTCAAAAAGAGATTAATGAGCTTATTGAAAAAGGGGTAAGTCTTAGGGTGTCCGGCCGAATAGATATGCTACCCGGAGAGACAAAACAAAAACTTCTTGATGCCATTGAATCCTCTAAAAATAACAACAAGTTAATCTTAAATTTATGTTTAAGCTACGGAGGAAGGACTGAGATTATAGACGCTGCGAAAAACGCTGCTATGGATGTGGCAAGTGGTAAGCTGACTTTGGAAGAATTTGAGGAGAAGTTTGACAAGTATCTTTACAATCCCGATATCCCTGATATCGACCTGCTTATTCGCACAAGCGGAGAGCAAAGGATCAGTAATTTTATGCTTTATAGAATAGCTTACAGCGAGCTTTATTTTACACAGACCCTTTGGCCGGGGTTTTATGAGGATGAGCTTGACTTGGCAATAGATGAGTATCAGACGAGACAAAGAAGATTTGGAAAAACCGATGAACAGGTAAAGGGCAGCTAA
- a CDS encoding UMP kinase → MVDTKYKRILLKLSGEALMGKQQFGIDGETVKYIAEEIKKVHELGVNIGVVVGGGNIFRGVSESAKGMDRVSADYMGMLATVINSLALQNALENIGVPTRVQTAIEMREIAEPFIRRRAMRHFEKNRVVIFGAGTGNPYFTTDTAATLRASEINAEVVLKATKVDGIYDADPIKEKDAKKFDEITYLDVLNKGLKVMDSTAISMCMDNKIPIIVFDLYGKDNILNIVLGKQIGTLVEEEHA, encoded by the coding sequence ATAGTGGATACTAAGTATAAGAGAATATTGCTAAAACTAAGTGGCGAAGCGTTAATGGGGAAGCAGCAGTTTGGTATTGACGGTGAAACAGTGAAGTATATTGCCGAAGAGATAAAAAAGGTACACGAATTGGGTGTGAATATCGGTGTAGTGGTTGGCGGTGGCAATATCTTCAGAGGTGTTTCCGAGTCTGCCAAAGGGATGGACAGGGTAAGTGCCGACTATATGGGGATGTTGGCTACAGTGATAAACTCACTTGCTCTGCAAAATGCTCTTGAAAATATTGGCGTTCCCACACGTGTACAAACTGCGATAGAAATGAGGGAGATAGCAGAGCCCTTTATCAGAAGAAGAGCAATGAGACACTTTGAAAAGAATAGGGTGGTTATCTTTGGCGCAGGGACAGGCAATCCTTATTTTACGACCGATACGGCAGCAACGCTCAGAGCATCCGAGATTAATGCCGAAGTTGTTTTAAAAGCTACTAAGGTTGACGGTATTTATGATGCAGACCCGATAAAAGAGAAAGATGCCAAAAAATTTGATGAGATTACATATTTGGATGTTTTAAATAAAGGGTTAAAAGTTATGGACTCTACCGCAATCAGTATGTGTATGGACAATAAAATTCCAATAATTGTTTTTGACTTGTATGGAAAGGATAATATTTTAAATATAGTTTTAGGTAAACAAATTGGAACATTAGTGGAGGAAGAGCATGCTTAA
- the lepB gene encoding signal peptidase I, with protein sequence MDDHQIKKSKFKDTVDSIIVAFVIAMIIRAFFLQAYKIPSGSMLNTLLIGDHILVNKAAYLFTEPKRGDVIVFEYPIEPEKDFIKRVIGLPGDKIKMENKKIYINSKQLNESYVRYESDFVFKGENPRDNFDEFTVPKGKYFVMGDNRDSSFDSRYWGFVSKDMIKGKALLIYWSWQFSPKFELRLNRVLKFIH encoded by the coding sequence ATGGATGATCATCAGATTAAAAAGAGTAAGTTTAAAGATACAGTAGATTCAATTATCGTCGCATTTGTCATTGCTATGATAATCAGGGCATTTTTTTTGCAGGCATATAAGATACCTTCAGGATCTATGTTAAACACTCTCCTTATAGGCGATCATATCCTTGTAAATAAGGCTGCATATCTTTTTACAGAGCCGAAAAGGGGGGATGTTATCGTTTTTGAATATCCCATTGAGCCTGAAAAAGATTTTATCAAAAGGGTGATTGGCCTCCCCGGCGATAAAATTAAGATGGAAAATAAGAAGATTTATATAAATTCAAAACAATTAAACGAAAGTTATGTTAGGTATGAGAGCGATTTTGTATTTAAAGGGGAGAATCCGCGAGATAATTTTGATGAATTCACAGTGCCTAAGGGGAAATACTTTGTGATGGGTGACAATAGAGATTCGAGTTTTGACAGCAGGTATTGGGGATTTGTTTCAAAAGATATGATTAAAGGGAAAGCTCTTTTAATTTACTGGTCATGGCAATTTAGTCCGAAATTTGAGCTCAGGCTAAACAGGGTATTAAAGTTTATTCATTGA
- a CDS encoding DNA polymerase III subunit alpha: protein MKEFVHLHLHSQYSLLDGAILIPDLIDKLKDQKVKSCAITDHGTMHGIVDFYKQCHKNEIKPIIGCEVYVAPDDRRNREYGAGEDKNYHLILLAKNNKGLENLQYLVSMAQLEGFYYKPRIDKQLLSEYSEGLIGLSACLAGEPPRHIMRGDYQKAVASAKEYEAILGKGNYYLELQDNGIDEQRIVNNQLINISKNENIPLIATNDCHYLNEGDHTSHQVLMCIQMQATINSKNKLEFHSDKLYVKSPEEMWKSFDNYPEALTNTVKIAEMCNVTMEFGAVHLPVFEVPEGYTPETYFEHIARQGLHRKISNFPVEKQRLYIERLNYEMEIIKLKGYASYYLIVWDFINYAKSNNIPVGPGRGSGAGSLAAFAMGITDIDPIRFNLLFERFLNPERKSMPDFDIDFCKNKREQVINYVIDKYGKDKVAQIVTFGQLLARGVIRDVGRVLEIPLKTVDKIAKLIPESPGMTLKKALKADPSLEQEIENVESGKELLTHARKLEGLLRQTGMHAAGVVISDKPIIQYVPLCKGQNNEVVTQFEKNTLEEIGLVKFDFLGLKNLTVIDYAVNKIREKDANFDISNIPLDDGLTYELLSNGYTTGVFQLESPGMKNLLKKLKPTTFEDIVAVVALYRPGPMGSGMLDDFVKRKHGEQEVTYFIPELEEILKDTYGIIVYQEQVMQIAQIIAGYSLGNADLLRRAMGKKKPEEMQKHKEIFLYGDEKLNIPGAKKKGFDLKKSEEIFDLMAKFAEYGFNKSHSAAYAMVTYQTAFLKAHFPMEYMAALLSNEVDKGDKVVVFIEECKRMGIKVLAPDINESFKDFTIDNDSLRFGLGAIKNVGSGAIDIIVDEREKNGKYKNITDLCKRIDLRQVNRKVIESLIKAGALDCFGKKRSQLLNVLDAVLSEGQKHQKMASQGIVTVFDLLNGMQDEGESDADTTEYPDIDEIPENELLKGEKEVLGFYLSSHPLIKYQYILNILTTGTSQLEEMENDTAVMVGGIVKDIKIYNTKSQEKMAFVTIEDIEGVADVVVFPKLYLSNMRYIEEDKILVIKGRYNTTNDRKSVVAEEIYEITEAIEKLTEHITIKINPLGMTKEKISQIKVVVTSNKGLIPLKFLVKKEGKYEVAMSASEEYYVKPKVSLFKQIEDLIGEDRIEFSIKKAE from the coding sequence ATGAAAGAGTTTGTTCATCTTCACTTGCACAGCCAATATTCACTTTTGGATGGTGCTATTCTAATTCCTGATTTGATAGATAAGCTTAAAGATCAAAAGGTTAAGTCTTGTGCAATAACTGACCACGGGACGATGCATGGAATAGTGGACTTTTATAAGCAGTGCCATAAAAACGAAATCAAGCCGATAATTGGCTGCGAGGTCTATGTGGCACCGGACGACAGGAGAAATCGCGAATATGGTGCTGGAGAAGATAAAAATTATCATTTGATTTTGCTTGCAAAAAACAATAAAGGGCTTGAAAATCTTCAATATCTTGTATCTATGGCTCAGCTTGAAGGGTTTTATTACAAGCCGAGGATTGATAAGCAACTTTTAAGTGAATATTCTGAAGGCCTTATTGGACTTTCAGCTTGTCTTGCCGGAGAGCCACCGAGACATATTATGAGAGGAGATTATCAAAAAGCCGTCGCATCAGCAAAAGAGTATGAAGCGATTCTTGGCAAAGGCAATTATTATCTTGAACTACAAGACAACGGTATCGATGAACAAAGAATAGTTAATAACCAACTCATAAATATATCTAAAAATGAAAATATCCCCCTGATAGCCACCAACGATTGCCATTATCTCAATGAAGGTGACCATACTTCACACCAGGTTTTGATGTGTATTCAGATGCAAGCCACCATTAACAGTAAAAACAAACTGGAATTTCATTCAGATAAGCTTTATGTGAAGTCTCCCGAAGAGATGTGGAAATCTTTTGACAACTACCCTGAGGCGTTGACAAATACGGTGAAGATTGCTGAAATGTGTAATGTTACGATGGAGTTTGGGGCAGTACATCTCCCGGTGTTTGAAGTCCCCGAAGGTTATACGCCCGAAACATATTTTGAGCATATTGCAAGGCAAGGTCTGCACAGAAAAATATCCAACTTTCCGGTGGAAAAGCAAAGATTGTATATAGAGCGACTTAATTACGAAATGGAAATTATTAAGCTTAAGGGCTATGCCAGTTACTACTTAATTGTATGGGATTTTATAAACTATGCAAAAAGTAACAATATTCCGGTTGGCCCCGGCAGAGGTTCAGGTGCGGGCTCTCTGGCAGCTTTTGCTATGGGGATTACCGACATAGACCCTATACGCTTTAATTTGCTCTTTGAAAGATTTTTGAATCCTGAGCGAAAAAGTATGCCTGACTTTGATATCGACTTTTGTAAAAACAAAAGGGAGCAGGTAATAAACTATGTAATAGACAAATATGGTAAAGATAAAGTGGCACAGATAGTTACGTTTGGGCAGTTACTTGCTCGAGGTGTAATAAGGGATGTCGGAAGAGTTTTGGAAATCCCTCTGAAGACGGTTGATAAAATAGCAAAGCTTATCCCTGAATCACCGGGGATGACATTGAAAAAAGCGTTAAAGGCTGACCCGAGCTTAGAGCAAGAGATAGAAAATGTGGAGTCGGGCAAGGAGCTTTTGACTCATGCAAGAAAACTTGAGGGGCTTCTCAGACAAACCGGTATGCACGCAGCGGGTGTTGTAATATCGGATAAGCCTATTATTCAATATGTCCCGCTTTGCAAAGGTCAAAATAATGAAGTGGTAACACAATTTGAAAAGAATACCTTGGAAGAGATTGGACTTGTCAAGTTCGATTTTTTGGGACTTAAAAACCTTACGGTAATTGATTATGCCGTAAACAAAATAAGAGAAAAAGATGCAAACTTTGATATAAGCAATATCCCCCTTGATGACGGTTTGACATATGAACTTTTATCAAATGGTTATACTACTGGGGTATTCCAGCTTGAAAGTCCCGGGATGAAAAACCTTCTCAAAAAATTAAAACCTACAACATTTGAAGATATTGTTGCCGTAGTTGCTCTTTACAGGCCGGGGCCTATGGGTAGTGGGATGCTTGATGACTTTGTTAAAAGGAAACATGGGGAGCAGGAGGTAACTTATTTTATTCCTGAGTTAGAGGAAATATTGAAAGATACATATGGGATTATCGTATACCAAGAGCAGGTAATGCAGATAGCTCAGATAATTGCGGGATATTCTCTTGGAAATGCAGATTTGTTGCGAAGGGCTATGGGTAAGAAAAAACCGGAAGAGATGCAAAAACATAAAGAGATATTTCTTTATGGTGATGAAAAGCTTAACATACCCGGAGCAAAAAAGAAGGGGTTTGACCTGAAAAAGTCTGAAGAGATATTTGACCTCATGGCAAAATTTGCCGAATATGGCTTCAACAAAAGTCACTCTGCTGCGTATGCTATGGTTACTTATCAGACTGCCTTCTTGAAAGCACATTTCCCTATGGAATATATGGCTGCCCTATTATCCAATGAGGTGGACAAAGGGGATAAAGTCGTAGTCTTTATAGAAGAGTGTAAAAGGATGGGGATTAAGGTATTAGCTCCTGATATAAATGAAAGTTTTAAAGATTTTACAATAGATAATGACTCGTTAAGGTTTGGACTTGGAGCCATAAAAAATGTAGGTAGCGGGGCTATCGATATTATAGTAGATGAAAGGGAGAAAAATGGTAAGTATAAAAATATAACTGACCTATGCAAAAGAATCGACTTGAGGCAGGTAAACAGAAAAGTTATAGAGTCATTAATAAAAGCAGGTGCGCTTGATTGTTTTGGAAAAAAGAGGAGTCAACTTTTAAATGTACTGGATGCGGTTTTAAGCGAAGGGCAAAAGCACCAAAAGATGGCTTCCCAGGGGATTGTAACCGTTTTTGATTTGTTAAACGGGATGCAAGATGAAGGGGAAAGCGATGCTGATACCACCGAATACCCGGATATCGATGAGATTCCTGAAAACGAACTGTTGAAGGGGGAAAAAGAGGTATTAGGGTTTTATCTGTCCAGCCATCCTTTAATTAAGTATCAATATATTCTTAATATTTTGACAACCGGCACTTCCCAGCTGGAAGAGATGGAAAATGATACCGCTGTGATGGTAGGAGGGATTGTAAAGGATATAAAGATATACAATACGAAATCTCAGGAGAAAATGGCATTTGTCACTATAGAAGATATCGAGGGTGTGGCTGATGTAGTGGTCTTTCCTAAGTTGTATTTGTCAAACATGAGGTATATTGAAGAGGATAAAATTTTAGTAATAAAAGGGAGATACAATACAACCAATGACAGAAAATCGGTTGTAGCAGAAGAGATATACGAAATTACAGAAGCTATTGAAAAACTGACAGAGCACATTACCATAAAAATCAACCCGTTAGGGATGACAAAGGAAAAAATATCTCAAATAAAGGTTGTAGTAACAAGCAATAAGGGTTTAATCCCTTTAAAGTTTCTTGTAAAAAAGGAAGGGAAGTATGAGGTGGCGATGAGCGCTTCCGAGGAATATTACGTAAAGCCTAAAGTTTCGCTTTTCAAGCAGATAGAGGATTTGATAGGTGAAGATAGAATAGAATTCAGTATAAAAAAGGCGGAATAA
- the lepA gene encoding elongation factor 4: MDRKLIRNFSIIAHIDHGKSTIADRLIEYTGAIDKREMKSQLLDSMDIERERGITIKAQTVRLYYKADDGNTYQLNLIDTPGHVDFTYEVSRSLAACEGALLVVDASQGVEAQTIANVYMAIEQNLELIPVINKIDLPSADFERVKGEIEEIIGIDASNAIPASAKEGIGTKEILEGIVKYIPHPKGDENKPLKAVIFDSWYDAYQGVIVLIRVIEGTIKNGDKIKFMATDKEHDVDSIGIFTPKDTKVDSLSAGEVGYIIAGIKELKDVKIGDTVTHVKNPTNEPFPGFKNVKPVVFCGFYPVDPKDYEDLRDALEKLMLNDSSITYEPENSMALGFGFRCGFLGLLHMEIIQERLEREFDLNLITTAPTVIYKVTKTDGTVVDVDNPAKLPPIGEIDIIEEPIINATIVLPNEYVGNVIQLLQQKRGIQKNMHYVSQTRVILEYEIPLSEVVIDFYDKLKSASKGYASFDYEHAGYKESALTKLDILINGEPVDALSIIVHRDQAYYKGRELVDKMKDVIPRQMFDIAIQAALGNKIIARSTVKAFRKNVTAKCYGGDITRKKKLLEKQKEGKKRMRKIGKVDVPQEAFLAILKIGEE, encoded by the coding sequence ATGGATAGAAAACTAATAAGAAACTTTTCGATAATAGCTCATATTGACCATGGTAAATCAACTATTGCTGACAGGTTGATAGAATATACCGGTGCAATCGACAAAAGGGAGATGAAGTCGCAACTTCTGGACTCGATGGATATAGAAAGGGAGCGGGGCATTACTATTAAGGCCCAGACGGTTAGATTATATTACAAGGCCGATGACGGCAATACATATCAATTAAACTTAATCGATACACCGGGTCATGTTGACTTTACGTATGAAGTGTCAAGAAGTCTTGCCGCCTGCGAAGGGGCTCTGCTTGTGGTCGATGCATCCCAAGGGGTTGAAGCTCAAACAATTGCAAATGTGTATATGGCAATAGAGCAAAATTTAGAGCTCATCCCCGTAATAAATAAAATAGACCTCCCAAGTGCTGACTTTGAGCGAGTTAAGGGTGAGATTGAAGAGATAATAGGGATAGATGCTTCTAATGCTATACCCGCAAGTGCAAAAGAAGGGATTGGGACAAAAGAGATTTTGGAAGGCATAGTAAAATACATCCCTCATCCCAAAGGGGATGAAAATAAACCCTTAAAGGCGGTAATTTTTGATTCTTGGTATGACGCTTATCAAGGGGTTATCGTTTTGATAAGGGTTATCGAGGGGACTATCAAGAATGGCGATAAGATTAAATTTATGGCTACCGATAAGGAGCATGATGTCGACAGTATCGGCATATTTACCCCAAAAGATACGAAAGTGGACTCCCTTTCGGCAGGAGAGGTAGGGTATATTATTGCCGGAATCAAAGAGTTAAAAGATGTAAAAATCGGAGATACTGTTACACATGTTAAAAATCCTACCAACGAACCTTTCCCGGGATTTAAAAATGTAAAGCCTGTAGTATTTTGTGGCTTTTACCCGGTCGACCCCAAAGATTATGAAGATTTAAGGGATGCGCTGGAAAAGCTGATGCTTAACGACTCGTCCATAACATACGAGCCTGAAAACTCTATGGCTCTTGGTTTTGGATTTAGGTGCGGTTTTCTTGGGCTGCTGCATATGGAGATTATTCAGGAGAGGCTTGAGAGGGAATTTGACCTTAACCTTATTACTACTGCGCCTACAGTTATTTATAAAGTGACTAAAACTGACGGTACGGTTGTTGATGTTGATAATCCGGCTAAATTACCGCCCATTGGTGAAATAGATATAATTGAAGAACCTATAATAAATGCAACAATCGTTTTGCCAAATGAATATGTAGGTAACGTTATTCAACTTTTACAGCAGAAAAGAGGGATACAAAAAAATATGCACTACGTTTCTCAGACAAGGGTGATATTAGAGTATGAAATTCCACTTTCTGAAGTGGTTATTGATTTTTATGATAAACTAAAGTCAGCATCAAAAGGGTATGCATCTTTTGACTATGAGCATGCGGGATATAAGGAGTCTGCATTAACAAAGCTGGATATTTTGATAAACGGTGAACCGGTGGATGCTTTAAGTATCATTGTCCATAGAGACCAAGCATATTATAAAGGACGTGAATTGGTGGATAAGATGAAGGATGTTATCCCCAGACAGATGTTTGATATAGCGATTCAGGCAGCTCTTGGTAATAAGATTATTGCCAGAAGCACCGTTAAGGCATTCAGGAAAAATGTTACGGCGAAATGTTACGGCGGTGATATTACTCGAAAGAAAAAGCTGCTTGAAAAACAGAAGGAAGGGAAAAAACGAATGAGGAAAATTGGCAAAGTTGATGTCCCTCAAGAAGCTTTCCTTGCAATTTTAAAAATCGGAGAAGAGTAA